One segment of Macaca fascicularis isolate 582-1 chromosome 2, T2T-MFA8v1.1 DNA contains the following:
- the VWA5B2 gene encoding von Willebrand factor A domain-containing protein 5B2 isoform X1: MPGLYCPSSWTPLPLTDSWVRACANGPCLSVRARLTYRNPQPHPVDGVFVYPLAEAEVVSGFEAEAAGRRVSFQLQSRRRSQAACCRALGPGLGTPTPRRCAQGHLVLDLAQARSTLVLPTGLIAAAGTMTVTLHSSRELPSRPDGVLHVALPTVLTPLALPGPLGPPRPPGLCDDRLGLCPTSCFGVGSPQEEGLAWEEPAAPQDVFSGPARCPAPYTFSFEMLVTGPCLLAGLESPSHALRADAPPHASSAATICVTLAEGHHCDRALEILLHPSEPHQPHLMLEGGSLSSAEYEARVRARRDFQRLQRRDSDGDRQVWFLQRRFHKDILLNPVLVLSFCPDLSSKPGHLGTATRELLFLLDGSSTAHKDAIVLAVKSLPPQTLINLAVFGTLVQPLFPESRPCSDDAVQLICESIETLKIPSGPPDVLAALDWAMGQPQHRAYPRQLFLLTAASPMAATTHRTLELMRWHRGTARCFSFGLGPTCHQLLQGLSALSRGQAYFLRPGQRLQPMLVQALRKALEPALSDISVDWFVPDTVEALLTPREIPALYPGDQLLGYCSLFRVDGFRPRPPGGQEPGWQSLGGSVFPSPEEAPSAASPGTEPTGTSEPLGTGTVSAELSSPWAAGDLERTGTDALTDPVTDPGPNPSSDTAIWRRIFQSSYIREQYVLTHCSASPEPGPGSTGSSESPGSQGPGSPEGSAPLEPPSQQGCRSLAWGEPAGSRSCPLPAPTPAPFKVGALSTEVLGRQHRAALAGRSLSSPPGRANQVPGRPRKPSLGAILDGPSPEPGQQLGQGLDDSGSLLSPAPMDWDMLMEPPFLFTAVPPSGEPAPPAVPPQAPRCHVVIRGLCGEQPMCWEVGVGLETLWGPGDGSQPPSPPVREAAWDQALHRLTAASVVRDNEQLALRGGAETTADRGHARRCWLRALQTSKVSSAPSCFTCPVAVDATTREVLPGVLQVCSSEPAEPPGTPPAAHSRLDAAPLPTVVYSKGRERVGALGLRDHPLALMIPTAGLQGGSPAGAWDSDGNGNSKCALGDAATPMEGPRCPPPRSPSRLSLGRRHKLCRPDLGQANNSEGIDHDYLPLVRLQEAPGSFRLDAPFCAAVRISQERLCRASPFAVHRASLSPTSASLPWALLGPGVGQGDSATASCSPSPSSGSEGPGQVDSGRGSDTEASEGAEGLGGTDLRGRTWATAVALAWLEHRCAAAFGEWELTAAKADCWLRAQHLPDGLDLAALKAAARGLFLLLRHWDQNLQLHLLCYSPANV, from the exons ATGCCCGGCCTGTACTGCCCCTCCAGCTGGACGCCGCTGCCGCTCACGGACTCCTGGGTCCGGGCCTGCGCCAACGGCCCCTGCCTCAGCGTGCGGGCCCGGCTCACCTACCGCAACCCGCAGCCGCACCCGGTGGACG GCGTGTTCGTGTACCCTCTGGCCGAGGCCGAGGTGGTGTCCGGCTTCGAGGCCGAGGCCGCCGGACGGCGCGTCTCCTTCCAGCTGCAGAGCCGGCGCCGCTCGCAGGCCGCCTGCTGCCGCGCTCTGGGCCCCGGGTTAGGGACCCCGACGCCCCGCCGCTGCGCGCAGG GTCATCTTGTCTTGGATCTGGCCCAGGCCCGGTCCACGTTGGTGCTGCCCACAGGCCTTATCGCCGCGGCTGGCACCATGACAGTGACCCTGCACAGCAGCCGGGAGCTGCCCTCAAGGCCTGACGGGGTGCTGCATGTGGCCCTGCCCACTGTGCTCACCCCACTGGCCCTGCCAGGCCCGCTGGGGCCCCCCAGGCCTCCGGGGCTCTGTGACGACAGGTTGGGCCTATG CCCCACCAGCTGCTTCGGGGTGGGCAGCCCTCAGGAGGAAGGGCTGGCGTGGGAGGAGCCAGCTGCCCCTCAGGACGTGTTCTCAGGCCCTGCCCGATGCCCTGCCCCATATACCTTCTCCTTCGAGATGCTGGTGACTGGGCCATGCCTGCTTGCAG GCCTGGAGAGCCCCTCTCATGCCCTGCGGGCAGATGCCCCCCCTCATGCCAGCTCTGCAGCCACCATCTGTGTCACACTGGCAGAGGGCCACCACTGTGACCGGGCCTTGGAGATCCTGCTACACCCCAGTG AGCCCCATCAGCCACACCTGATGCTGGAGGGCGGCAGCCTGAGCTCAGCAGAATATGAGGCCCGGGTAAGGGCCCGCCGAGATTTCCAGAGGCTACAGCGAAGGGACAGTGATGGGGACCGGCAG GTGTGGTTCCTGCAGCGACGCTTCCACAAGGACATCCTGCTGAACCCTGTGCTGGTGCTGAGCTTCTGCCCGGACCTGAGCTCCAAGCCCGGACACCTGGggacagctactcgggagctacTCTTCCTGTTGGATGGCAGCAGCACGGCACACAAG GATGCCATTGTTTTGGCTGTGAAGTCCCTCCCGCCTCAGACGCTTATCAACCTGGCCGTGTTTGGGACGTTGGTGCAGCCACTCTTCCCAGAGAGCCGGCCTTGCAGTGAT GACGCTGTGCAGCTGATCTGTGAGAGCATTGAGACCCTGAAGATTCCAAGCGGGCCTCCAGACGTGCTGGCTGCTCTGGACTGGGCCATGGGGCAGCCCCAGCACAGGGCCTACCCTCGGCAGCTGTTcctgctcactgctgcctcacCCATGGCTGCCACTACCCACCGAACCCTGGAGCTCATGAGGTGGCACAGGGGGACAGCCAG ATGCTTCTCCTTTGGGCTGGGGCCCACCTGCCACCAGCTGCTCCAGGGTTTATCTGCCCTCAGCAGGGGCCAGGCCTACTTCCTGAGGcctgggcagaggctgcagcccATG CTGGTGCAGGCTCTGCGGAAGGCACTGGAGCCTGCCCTGAGTGATATCTCTGTGGACTGGTTTGTGCCCGACACCGTGGAGGCACTGCTGACCCCCCGGGAGATCCCAGCACTCTACCCTGGGGACCAGCTCCTCGGTTACTGCTCACTCTTCAGGGTGGATGGCTTCCGGCCCCGCCCACCAGGG GGCCAAGAGCCTGGCTGGCAGAGCTTAGGTGGGTCCGTGTTTCCATCCCCAGAAGAGGCCCCATCTGCTGCCAGCCCTGGCACTGAGCCCACTGGCACCTCGGAGCCACTGGGAACAGGCACCGTGTCAGCAGAACTGTCCAGCCCATGGGCTGCCGGGGACTTGGAGCGGA CAGGTACTGATGCTCTGACAGACCCAGTCACGGATCCTGGACCCAACCCCTCCTCTGACACAGCCATATGGCGCCGCATCTTCCAGTCCTCGTACATTCGGGAGCAGTATGTGCTCACCCACTGCTCTGCCAGCCCCGAGCCAGGCCCAGGCTCCACAGGCAGCAGTGAGTCCCCAGGCTCCCAGGGCCCTGGCTCCCCCGAAGGTAGTGCTCCCCTGGAGCCCCCTTCTCAGCAAGGTTGCCGCAGTCTGGCCTGGGGAGAACCTGCAGGCTCCCGCTCCTGTCCCCTGCCTGCACCCACACCGGCTCCATTCAAG GTGGGGGCCTTGAGTACTGAGGTGCTGGGCCGTCAGCACAGAGCGGCTCTGGCTGGCCGAAGCCTCTCTTCACCTCCAGGCCGGGCAAACCAAGTCCCCGGCCGACCTCGGAAACCCTCTTTGGGTGCAATACTAGATGGCCCAAGTCCTGAGCCAGGCCAACAATTGGGACAAGGCCTGGATGACTCAG GAAGCCTGCTCTCCCCAGCCCCCATGGACTGGGACATGCTGATGGAACCACCCTTCTTATTCACGGCTGTGCCTCCCAGTGGGGAGCCAGCCCCTCCGGCAGTGCCTCCCCAGGCTCCACGCTGCCATGTGGTGATCCGGGGCCTGTGTGGGGAGCAGCCTATGTGCTGGGAGGTGGGTGTTGGGCTGGAGACACTGTGGGGACCTGGAGATGGCTCACAGCCTCCCTCACCTCCTGTAAGAGAAGCTGCTTGGGACCAAGCACTCCATCGGCTGACAGCAGCCTCTGTGGTCCGGGACAATGAGCAGCTGGCCCTCCGAGGAGGGGCCGAGACCACAGCAGACCGGG GCCATGCCCGGAGGTGCTGGCTTCGAGCCCTTCAGACAAGTAAGGTCAGCTCTGCCCCTTCCTGCTTCACTTGCCCTGTAGCTGTGGATGCTACCACTAGGGAGGTCCTGCCTGGGGTCCTGCAGGTGTGCAGCTCAG AGCCAGCTGAGCCCCCAGGAACCCCTCCTGCCGCTCACAGCCGTCTAGATGCAGCTCCTCTGCCTACTGTTGTCTACTCTAAAGGTAGGGAAAGGGTAGGGGCACTTGGACTTAGAGACCACCCGCTGGCACTGATGATCCCCACTGCAGGACTTCAGGGAGGCTCTCCAGCAGGCGCCTGGGACTCGGACGGAAATGGCAACTCCAAGTGTGCTTTGGGGGACGCTGCCACTCCCATGGAAGGTCCTCGCTGCCCACCTCCCCGTTCTCCCTCTCGGCTTAGCCTGGGCCGCCGTCACAAACTCTGTAGACCTGACCTGGGCCAGGCCAACAACAGTGAAGGCATCGACCATGACTACCTGCCCCTG GTGCGGCTGCAGGAGGCACCAGGCTCCTTCCGCCTGGACGCGCCCTTCTGTGCCGCTGTGCGCATCTCGCAGGAGCGCCTCTGCCGCGCCTCGCCCTTTGCCGTGCACCGTGccagcctcagccccacctcGGCCTCATTGCCCTGGGCACTTCTAGGCCCTGGTGTTGGTCAGGGTGACAGTGCCACAGCCTCCTGCAGCCCGTCCCCCAGCTCGGGCTCCGAGGGTCCGGGCCAGGTGGACAGTGGGCGGGGCTCAGATACCGAGGCCTCGGAGGGGGCGGAAGGGCTGGGCGGCACCGACCTGCGGGGCCGGACCTGGGCCACTGCCGTGGCGCTCGCCTGGCTAGAGCACCGATGCGCTGCTGCCTTTGGCGAGTGGGAACTGACAGCAGCCAAGGCTGATTGCTGGCTGCGGGCCCAGCACTTGCCTGACGGCCTTGATCTGGCCGCCCTCAAGGCCGCAGCCCGGGGGCTCTTCCTGCTACTGCGCCACTGGGACCAGAACCTGCAGCTACACCTGCTGTGCTACAGCCCAGCAAACGTGTGA
- the VWA5B2 gene encoding von Willebrand factor A domain-containing protein 5B2 isoform X11: protein MPGLYCPSSWTPLPLTDSWVRACANGPCLSVRARLTYRNPQPHPVDGVFVYPLAEAEVVSGFEAEAAGRRVSFQLQSRRRSQAACCRALGPGLGTPTPRRCAQGHLVLDLAQARSTLVLPTGLIAAAGTMTVTLHSSRELPSRPDGVLHVALPTVLTPLALPGPLGPPRPPGLCDDRLGLCPTSCFGVGSPQEEGLAWEEPAAPQDVFSGPARCPAPYTFSFEMLVTGPCLLAGLESPSHALRADAPPHASSAATICVTLAEGHHCDRALEILLHPSEPHQPHLMLEGGSLSSAEYEARVRARRDFQRLQRRDSDGDRQVWFLQRRFHKDILLNPVLVLSFCPDLSSKPGHLGTATRELLFLLDGSSTAHKDAIVLAVKSLPPQTLINLAVFGTLVQPLFPESRPCSDDAVQLICESIETLKIPSGPPDVLAALDWAMGQPQHRAYPRQLFLLTAASPMAATTHRTLELMRWHRGTARCFSFGLGPTCHQLLQGLSALSRGQAYFLRPGQRLQPMLVQALRKALEPALSDISVDWFVPDTVEALLTPREIPALYPGDQLLGYCSLFRVDGFRPRPPGGQEPGWQSLGGSVFPSPEEAPSAASPGTEPTGTSEPLGTGTVSAELSSPWAAGDLERTGTDALTDPVTDPGPNPSSDTAIWRRIFQSSYIREQYVLTHCSASPEPGPGSTGSSESPGSQGPGSPEGSAPLEPPSQQGCRSLAWGEPAGSRSCPLPAPTPAPFKVGALSTEVLGRQHRAALAGRSLSSPPGRANQVPGRPRKPSLGAILDGPSPEPGQQLGQGLDDSGSLLSPAPMDWDMLMEPPFLFTAVPPSGEPAPPAVPPQAPRCHVVIRGLCGEQPMCWEVGVGLETLWGPGDGSQPPSPPVREAAWDQALHRLTAASVVRDNEQLALRGGAETTADRGHARRCWLRALQTSKVSSAPSCFTCPVAVDATTREVLPGVLQVCSSEPAEPPGTPPAAHSRLDAAPLPTVVYSKGAWDSDGNGNSKCALGDAATPMEGPRCPPPRSPSRLSLGRRHKLCRPDLGQANNSEGIDHDYLPLVRLQEAPGSFRLDAPFCAAVRISQERLCRASPFAVHRASLSPTSASLPWALLGPGVGQGDSATASCSPSPSSGSEGPGQVDSGRGSDTEASEGAEGLGGTDLRGRTWATAVALAWLEHRCAAAFGEWELTAAKADCWLRAQHLPDGLDLAALKAAARGLFLLLRHWDQNLQLHLLCYSPANV, encoded by the exons ATGCCCGGCCTGTACTGCCCCTCCAGCTGGACGCCGCTGCCGCTCACGGACTCCTGGGTCCGGGCCTGCGCCAACGGCCCCTGCCTCAGCGTGCGGGCCCGGCTCACCTACCGCAACCCGCAGCCGCACCCGGTGGACG GCGTGTTCGTGTACCCTCTGGCCGAGGCCGAGGTGGTGTCCGGCTTCGAGGCCGAGGCCGCCGGACGGCGCGTCTCCTTCCAGCTGCAGAGCCGGCGCCGCTCGCAGGCCGCCTGCTGCCGCGCTCTGGGCCCCGGGTTAGGGACCCCGACGCCCCGCCGCTGCGCGCAGG GTCATCTTGTCTTGGATCTGGCCCAGGCCCGGTCCACGTTGGTGCTGCCCACAGGCCTTATCGCCGCGGCTGGCACCATGACAGTGACCCTGCACAGCAGCCGGGAGCTGCCCTCAAGGCCTGACGGGGTGCTGCATGTGGCCCTGCCCACTGTGCTCACCCCACTGGCCCTGCCAGGCCCGCTGGGGCCCCCCAGGCCTCCGGGGCTCTGTGACGACAGGTTGGGCCTATG CCCCACCAGCTGCTTCGGGGTGGGCAGCCCTCAGGAGGAAGGGCTGGCGTGGGAGGAGCCAGCTGCCCCTCAGGACGTGTTCTCAGGCCCTGCCCGATGCCCTGCCCCATATACCTTCTCCTTCGAGATGCTGGTGACTGGGCCATGCCTGCTTGCAG GCCTGGAGAGCCCCTCTCATGCCCTGCGGGCAGATGCCCCCCCTCATGCCAGCTCTGCAGCCACCATCTGTGTCACACTGGCAGAGGGCCACCACTGTGACCGGGCCTTGGAGATCCTGCTACACCCCAGTG AGCCCCATCAGCCACACCTGATGCTGGAGGGCGGCAGCCTGAGCTCAGCAGAATATGAGGCCCGGGTAAGGGCCCGCCGAGATTTCCAGAGGCTACAGCGAAGGGACAGTGATGGGGACCGGCAG GTGTGGTTCCTGCAGCGACGCTTCCACAAGGACATCCTGCTGAACCCTGTGCTGGTGCTGAGCTTCTGCCCGGACCTGAGCTCCAAGCCCGGACACCTGGggacagctactcgggagctacTCTTCCTGTTGGATGGCAGCAGCACGGCACACAAG GATGCCATTGTTTTGGCTGTGAAGTCCCTCCCGCCTCAGACGCTTATCAACCTGGCCGTGTTTGGGACGTTGGTGCAGCCACTCTTCCCAGAGAGCCGGCCTTGCAGTGAT GACGCTGTGCAGCTGATCTGTGAGAGCATTGAGACCCTGAAGATTCCAAGCGGGCCTCCAGACGTGCTGGCTGCTCTGGACTGGGCCATGGGGCAGCCCCAGCACAGGGCCTACCCTCGGCAGCTGTTcctgctcactgctgcctcacCCATGGCTGCCACTACCCACCGAACCCTGGAGCTCATGAGGTGGCACAGGGGGACAGCCAG ATGCTTCTCCTTTGGGCTGGGGCCCACCTGCCACCAGCTGCTCCAGGGTTTATCTGCCCTCAGCAGGGGCCAGGCCTACTTCCTGAGGcctgggcagaggctgcagcccATG CTGGTGCAGGCTCTGCGGAAGGCACTGGAGCCTGCCCTGAGTGATATCTCTGTGGACTGGTTTGTGCCCGACACCGTGGAGGCACTGCTGACCCCCCGGGAGATCCCAGCACTCTACCCTGGGGACCAGCTCCTCGGTTACTGCTCACTCTTCAGGGTGGATGGCTTCCGGCCCCGCCCACCAGGG GGCCAAGAGCCTGGCTGGCAGAGCTTAGGTGGGTCCGTGTTTCCATCCCCAGAAGAGGCCCCATCTGCTGCCAGCCCTGGCACTGAGCCCACTGGCACCTCGGAGCCACTGGGAACAGGCACCGTGTCAGCAGAACTGTCCAGCCCATGGGCTGCCGGGGACTTGGAGCGGA CAGGTACTGATGCTCTGACAGACCCAGTCACGGATCCTGGACCCAACCCCTCCTCTGACACAGCCATATGGCGCCGCATCTTCCAGTCCTCGTACATTCGGGAGCAGTATGTGCTCACCCACTGCTCTGCCAGCCCCGAGCCAGGCCCAGGCTCCACAGGCAGCAGTGAGTCCCCAGGCTCCCAGGGCCCTGGCTCCCCCGAAGGTAGTGCTCCCCTGGAGCCCCCTTCTCAGCAAGGTTGCCGCAGTCTGGCCTGGGGAGAACCTGCAGGCTCCCGCTCCTGTCCCCTGCCTGCACCCACACCGGCTCCATTCAAG GTGGGGGCCTTGAGTACTGAGGTGCTGGGCCGTCAGCACAGAGCGGCTCTGGCTGGCCGAAGCCTCTCTTCACCTCCAGGCCGGGCAAACCAAGTCCCCGGCCGACCTCGGAAACCCTCTTTGGGTGCAATACTAGATGGCCCAAGTCCTGAGCCAGGCCAACAATTGGGACAAGGCCTGGATGACTCAG GAAGCCTGCTCTCCCCAGCCCCCATGGACTGGGACATGCTGATGGAACCACCCTTCTTATTCACGGCTGTGCCTCCCAGTGGGGAGCCAGCCCCTCCGGCAGTGCCTCCCCAGGCTCCACGCTGCCATGTGGTGATCCGGGGCCTGTGTGGGGAGCAGCCTATGTGCTGGGAGGTGGGTGTTGGGCTGGAGACACTGTGGGGACCTGGAGATGGCTCACAGCCTCCCTCACCTCCTGTAAGAGAAGCTGCTTGGGACCAAGCACTCCATCGGCTGACAGCAGCCTCTGTGGTCCGGGACAATGAGCAGCTGGCCCTCCGAGGAGGGGCCGAGACCACAGCAGACCGGG GCCATGCCCGGAGGTGCTGGCTTCGAGCCCTTCAGACAAGTAAGGTCAGCTCTGCCCCTTCCTGCTTCACTTGCCCTGTAGCTGTGGATGCTACCACTAGGGAGGTCCTGCCTGGGGTCCTGCAGGTGTGCAGCTCAG AGCCAGCTGAGCCCCCAGGAACCCCTCCTGCCGCTCACAGCCGTCTAGATGCAGCTCCTCTGCCTACTGTTGTCTACTCTAAAG GCGCCTGGGACTCGGACGGAAATGGCAACTCCAAGTGTGCTTTGGGGGACGCTGCCACTCCCATGGAAGGTCCTCGCTGCCCACCTCCCCGTTCTCCCTCTCGGCTTAGCCTGGGCCGCCGTCACAAACTCTGTAGACCTGACCTGGGCCAGGCCAACAACAGTGAAGGCATCGACCATGACTACCTGCCCCTG GTGCGGCTGCAGGAGGCACCAGGCTCCTTCCGCCTGGACGCGCCCTTCTGTGCCGCTGTGCGCATCTCGCAGGAGCGCCTCTGCCGCGCCTCGCCCTTTGCCGTGCACCGTGccagcctcagccccacctcGGCCTCATTGCCCTGGGCACTTCTAGGCCCTGGTGTTGGTCAGGGTGACAGTGCCACAGCCTCCTGCAGCCCGTCCCCCAGCTCGGGCTCCGAGGGTCCGGGCCAGGTGGACAGTGGGCGGGGCTCAGATACCGAGGCCTCGGAGGGGGCGGAAGGGCTGGGCGGCACCGACCTGCGGGGCCGGACCTGGGCCACTGCCGTGGCGCTCGCCTGGCTAGAGCACCGATGCGCTGCTGCCTTTGGCGAGTGGGAACTGACAGCAGCCAAGGCTGATTGCTGGCTGCGGGCCCAGCACTTGCCTGACGGCCTTGATCTGGCCGCCCTCAAGGCCGCAGCCCGGGGGCTCTTCCTGCTACTGCGCCACTGGGACCAGAACCTGCAGCTACACCTGCTGTGCTACAGCCCAGCAAACGTGTGA